From Polaribacter butkevichii, a single genomic window includes:
- a CDS encoding YeiH family protein, translating to MKTTVPKTIFLLIIIITFFGSINSPTALLLGFVFAIIFKNPFKTKSYKAIHLLLKVAVIGLGFGMLIKETLTTSKQAFSLTFLSIILTVSLGLLLTKLFKIDKKLGHLITSGTSICGGSAIAAIAPVIKADSKPISVALGVVFLLNSVALFVFPAIGHFLHLSQEQFGLWCAIAIHDTSSVVGAALSYGDDALRIATTVKLSRTLWIIPLSILSMFLFKTKGDKIKIPYFILLFVLAIFINSYHIIPFTVTNEIVFYSKRILVVTLFLVGATISTQDLKSTGINPILLALSLWIFISIFSLIYITY from the coding sequence ATGAAAACTACAGTACCTAAAACTATCTTCCTCTTAATTATTATAATCACTTTCTTTGGATCAATAAATAGCCCAACAGCTTTATTACTAGGTTTTGTATTTGCTATCATTTTTAAAAACCCCTTTAAAACAAAAAGTTATAAAGCAATTCACCTCCTTTTAAAAGTAGCGGTTATAGGTTTGGGCTTTGGAATGCTAATTAAAGAAACATTAACAACAAGTAAACAAGCCTTTAGCCTAACTTTTCTCTCAATTATCTTAACAGTAAGTTTAGGGCTGTTATTAACTAAATTATTTAAAATTGATAAAAAACTAGGGCATTTAATTACTTCAGGAACTTCTATTTGCGGAGGAAGCGCCATTGCTGCCATTGCGCCAGTAATAAAAGCAGACAGTAAGCCAATAAGTGTTGCTTTAGGCGTAGTTTTCTTATTAAATTCTGTAGCCTTGTTTGTTTTTCCTGCAATAGGTCATTTTTTACATTTAAGTCAAGAACAATTCGGTTTATGGTGTGCAATAGCCATACACGATACGAGTTCTGTTGTTGGTGCTGCTTTAAGTTATGGTGATGATGCGCTAAGAATTGCTACCACCGTTAAACTATCTAGAACACTTTGGATTATTCCTTTATCTATTTTATCAATGTTTTTGTTTAAAACAAAAGGTGATAAAATTAAAATTCCGTATTTTATTTTACTTTTTGTACTCGCTATTTTTATAAACAGCTATCACATAATTCCTTTTACAGTAACCAATGAAATTGTATTCTACTCTAAAAGAATATTAGTAGTAACCTTATTTTTAGTGGGAGCAACAATTTCTACGCAAGATTTAAAATCAACAGGAATAAACCCCATACTATTGGCTTTAAGTCTGTGGATATTTATCTCTATTTTTTCACTTATATATATTACCTATTAG
- a CDS encoding LysR family transcriptional regulator, which translates to MKTKLLIFKTVANHLSFTKAAEQLFISQPAISKSIRNLEETYKTTLFLRKRNSIELTNEGKAFLIYTNKILEIYAEMENQFLHKNETYPDLINFGVSTTLANYIMPKIIAKFRVQFPKTKFEITAGNSDDIEELILNQKLNFGIIEGKNTNRKLQFNKFVKDEIVLVTNTKNNTFKKGIINLETLQEVPFIMREMGSGTREIVFEHLDKHQIKKLNTVVTLNSTEAIKNYLLNSDNFAFISIHAISDDLMNNKLKIIDVKDLSIERWFYFVSRTGYQSNLMNYFEKYTLNNHNI; encoded by the coding sequence ATGAAAACAAAACTTCTTATTTTTAAAACGGTTGCAAACCATCTAAGTTTTACAAAAGCTGCAGAACAATTATTTATCTCTCAGCCTGCCATTTCTAAATCTATTCGAAATTTAGAAGAAACCTATAAAACCACCTTATTTTTAAGAAAAAGAAACTCCATAGAATTAACAAATGAAGGAAAGGCTTTTTTAATTTACACTAATAAAATTTTAGAAATTTATGCCGAAATGGAAAATCAATTTTTGCATAAAAATGAAACCTATCCAGATTTAATAAACTTTGGTGTTAGCACAACGTTGGCAAATTATATAATGCCAAAAATAATTGCAAAATTTAGAGTACAATTTCCAAAAACAAAATTCGAAATTACTGCCGGAAATTCTGATGATATTGAAGAACTTATCTTAAACCAAAAACTAAATTTCGGAATTATAGAAGGTAAAAACACCAACCGAAAACTACAATTTAATAAGTTTGTAAAGGATGAAATTGTTTTGGTTACCAATACTAAAAACAATACTTTTAAAAAAGGAATTATCAATCTAGAAACACTGCAAGAAGTGCCATTTATTATGCGAGAAATGGGCTCTGGAACAAGAGAAATTGTATTTGAGCATTTAGACAAACATCAAATTAAAAAACTAAATACCGTTGTAACTTTAAACAGCACAGAAGCCATTAAAAACTATCTTTTAAATTCTGACAACTTTGCTTTTATCTCCATTCATGCTATTTCAGATGATTTAATGAATAATAAACTTAAAATAATTGATGTAAAGGATTTATCTATAGAACGATGGTTTTATTTTGTATCAAGAACAGGATATCAATCTAACTTAATGAATTACTTTGAAAAGTACACTTTAAACAACCATAACATTTAG
- a CDS encoding T9SS type A sorting domain-containing protein codes for MKKLLHIVYFTLLLFVCAQLNAQTINYKKEALKENSNFYEIVKKTRQQFINKKLHSKSVETILDKKEKKLFERWVWIWKDRINPDGTFPQKQVNKEEYLNLLENNTKTQARSSSTTKPWTQIGPTAIVNKNGNFDYPGPGRVDVVVVDPGNSDIMYIGTTSGGLWKTTDAGATWTPKTDHLAGLGVTDILLDPNNTDILYMATGDRDSSYISSIGLFKSTDAGETWAPTGLTFSLSQNEYIRDISFGRTPAGAIVSTTIFALTNEEIKRSTDSAANWSNIPVSYTFSPFQEKFQSMVFDPNDGNKIVVSDYYGGIYYSTNGGNSFKLHDVYQGGNNQKILRITATPADNDHFYGINQDGTFQKYRFAFTEDAADLIKSTDVTADINGTPTPFNSQDGYIQCIAISPTNANNLMVGGVQGWKSTDNGDNFTPILNAYSNPLPSGQIHVHADHHFLLFTDDSHIINGNDAGLRMGSFSPTSDEDFPDISSGLIITQIYNIAITHGLNGDDYMMANQDNDGFSKVWKDGKQQWVAAVAGDGTGTAIDIVDPTIRYLGGTSGQLNRTNNGYANGYDSAIKILRSDAANAEFISPLALHPTNANIVYVGHGDVKKSTDKGGSVDLEYNAGVSDTFTALNSGLTQTSFLDVSLNNSVIRIFAIGNISDESTLRRSIDDGVNWTTIASPAGVKINSVYAVPNTNVVYATASSYSAGNKVYKSTNNGDTWTNISGDMDNIIMKKIILDPNKNNETIYVATELGLYYTDNSTTSWKKLGTGLPNVIVTDIKVSKNNGNVYIGTFGRGMWVYDDQKYFDNTTPENVYWSDVTSWEGKTLPTTTDDVFIKAGEEVTLDFNGAVAKSVEIADNGFLYIEKNADLTIENNFDSNSANSGVNIYSDATDSGTLIVKGNSTGNITYVRGGLLASKWSLVTPPVAGQAIKDFAEKVDNDIRKNTNTGTDPNRFAIAKYNDANATGEKWEYFDVNVATDVEFEKGAGYSISRNTDGEVNFTGTIQTSSLNVNATHDKWVAVGNPFTAYYPANKGTSGDFVTENTSKLASDAPSVYVWDNNQGKYVSYSDESIEAKVLAPGQGFFIKMKASGTDEMVAFNNQYIGTKSSLTGNSVFNKSSETKPYVKLFISNGQLKVNTDIIFSKEATIGFDAGKDIINFNSSEFDLTTKLLDNSSNKDYTLQSIPSDDYENQVIPLNLKGKANEKITFSALNSNLPDGMKIFLEDKETGNTYELSETKNYTLTLASDTSGFGRFYAHFSTKVLSVATSDVTKIEIYNTNNLLQINGTTGHLKIDLFDINGKRIFNQNQTSNKFSPVDLNGFSRGVYLVKVTSEGKSVSKKIIIN; via the coding sequence ATGAAAAAATTATTACACATCGTTTATTTTACATTATTGCTTTTTGTTTGCGCACAATTAAATGCGCAAACAATAAATTATAAAAAAGAAGCACTAAAGGAAAATAGTAATTTTTACGAAATAGTAAAAAAGACTAGGCAACAATTTATAAATAAAAAATTACATTCGAAAAGTGTAGAAACTATTTTAGACAAAAAAGAAAAGAAATTATTTGAACGTTGGGTTTGGATTTGGAAAGATAGAATAAACCCAGATGGAACTTTTCCACAAAAACAAGTTAATAAAGAAGAATACTTAAACTTATTAGAAAACAACACCAAAACACAAGCTAGATCTTCTTCTACTACAAAACCTTGGACACAAATAGGTCCAACTGCCATTGTAAATAAAAACGGTAATTTTGATTACCCAGGCCCAGGTAGAGTTGATGTTGTGGTTGTAGACCCAGGAAATTCTGATATAATGTATATCGGTACAACTTCTGGTGGATTATGGAAAACTACAGATGCTGGTGCTACTTGGACTCCAAAAACAGATCATTTAGCAGGTTTGGGAGTTACAGATATCTTATTAGACCCAAATAATACAGATATTTTATATATGGCAACGGGAGATAGAGATAGTTCTTACATTAGTTCTATTGGTTTATTTAAATCTACAGATGCCGGAGAAACTTGGGCACCAACGGGTCTTACTTTTTCATTATCTCAAAACGAATACATTAGAGATATTTCTTTTGGAAGAACTCCTGCTGGAGCAATAGTTTCTACAACTATCTTTGCTTTAACAAATGAGGAAATTAAAAGATCTACAGATAGTGCAGCTAATTGGTCAAATATTCCTGTTAGCTATACTTTTAGTCCATTTCAAGAAAAATTCCAATCAATGGTTTTTGACCCAAATGATGGAAATAAAATAGTTGTTTCAGATTATTATGGTGGTATTTATTACTCAACTAATGGTGGTAACAGTTTTAAACTACATGATGTTTATCAAGGTGGTAACAATCAAAAAATATTAAGAATTACTGCAACACCCGCAGATAATGATCATTTTTACGGAATAAATCAAGATGGTACTTTTCAAAAATATCGTTTTGCCTTTACGGAAGATGCTGCAGATTTAATTAAATCTACAGATGTAACAGCAGATATTAATGGCACACCTACCCCATTTAATTCTCAAGATGGATACATACAATGTATCGCTATTTCGCCTACAAACGCAAACAACTTAATGGTGGGTGGTGTACAAGGATGGAAATCTACAGATAACGGAGATAATTTTACTCCTATTTTAAATGCATATTCTAATCCACTACCTAGTGGTCAAATTCATGTACATGCAGATCATCACTTTTTATTATTTACCGATGATTCTCATATTATTAACGGAAATGATGCAGGTCTTAGAATGGGATCTTTTTCACCAACTTCTGATGAAGATTTTCCAGACATTTCTAGTGGGTTAATTATTACGCAAATCTATAATATTGCCATCACACATGGTTTAAATGGCGACGATTACATGATGGCAAACCAAGATAATGATGGTTTTTCTAAAGTATGGAAAGACGGAAAGCAGCAATGGGTTGCCGCTGTAGCAGGTGATGGAACAGGAACAGCTATAGATATTGTAGATCCTACTATTAGATATTTAGGAGGTACAAGTGGCCAATTAAATAGAACTAATAATGGATATGCAAATGGGTATGATTCTGCTATCAAAATTCTTAGGTCTGATGCAGCAAATGCAGAATTTATTTCACCTCTCGCCTTGCACCCAACAAATGCAAATATTGTTTATGTAGGTCATGGAGATGTAAAAAAATCTACAGATAAAGGAGGTAGTGTTGACCTTGAATATAATGCCGGAGTTTCTGATACTTTTACAGCGCTTAACTCGGGATTAACACAAACTTCTTTTTTAGATGTTTCTCTTAACAATTCGGTTATTAGAATCTTTGCAATTGGAAACATCTCTGATGAGTCTACACTTAGAAGAAGTATAGACGATGGTGTTAATTGGACTACAATAGCAAGTCCTGCTGGTGTAAAAATAAACAGTGTATATGCAGTACCAAATACAAACGTAGTTTACGCAACAGCCTCTAGTTACAGTGCTGGTAATAAAGTCTATAAAAGTACAAATAATGGTGATACTTGGACCAATATTAGTGGTGATATGGATAACATCATTATGAAAAAAATTATTTTAGATCCTAATAAAAATAATGAAACTATATACGTAGCTACAGAGTTAGGCTTATACTATACAGACAATAGTACAACAAGTTGGAAAAAACTAGGCACAGGTTTACCAAACGTTATAGTTACTGACATTAAAGTTAGCAAAAATAATGGAAACGTTTATATAGGTACTTTTGGTAGAGGAATGTGGGTATATGATGATCAAAAATACTTTGACAACACCACTCCTGAAAACGTATATTGGTCAGACGTAACTAGTTGGGAAGGTAAAACTTTACCTACAACTACAGATGATGTTTTTATAAAAGCAGGCGAAGAAGTAACATTAGATTTTAACGGTGCAGTTGCAAAATCTGTAGAAATTGCCGATAATGGTTTTTTATATATTGAAAAAAATGCCGATTTAACCATTGAAAATAATTTTGATTCTAATTCTGCAAATAGTGGTGTAAATATCTATTCTGATGCAACGGATAGTGGAACCTTAATTGTAAAAGGAAACAGTACAGGTAATATTACTTATGTTAGAGGTGGTTTATTAGCATCAAAATGGAGTCTTGTTACTCCTCCTGTTGCAGGACAAGCTATAAAAGATTTTGCTGAAAAAGTTGATAACGACATCAGAAAAAACACAAATACAGGTACTGATCCAAATAGATTTGCAATTGCTAAATATAATGACGCAAATGCAACTGGTGAAAAATGGGAATATTTTGACGTAAACGTTGCTACAGACGTAGAGTTTGAAAAAGGTGCTGGATACTCTATATCTAGAAATACCGATGGGGAAGTCAACTTTACAGGTACCATACAAACAAGCTCTTTAAACGTAAATGCTACGCATGATAAATGGGTGGCAGTAGGTAATCCTTTTACAGCCTATTACCCAGCAAACAAGGGAACTTCTGGAGATTTTGTAACAGAAAACACCTCTAAACTAGCATCTGACGCACCTTCTGTGTATGTTTGGGACAATAACCAAGGTAAATATGTTTCATATTCAGATGAATCTATTGAAGCTAAAGTATTAGCTCCTGGTCAAGGATTTTTTATAAAAATGAAAGCTTCTGGTACTGATGAAATGGTTGCTTTTAATAATCAATATATAGGCACCAAATCATCACTTACAGGGAACTCTGTTTTTAATAAAAGTTCTGAAACAAAACCTTATGTTAAATTATTTATTTCAAATGGACAATTAAAGGTAAATACAGATATTATATTTTCTAAAGAAGCAACAATAGGTTTTGATGCTGGAAAAGATATTATCAATTTTAATTCTTCAGAATTTGATTTAACAACAAAATTATTAGACAACTCTTCTAATAAAGATTATACACTTCAATCTATACCAAGTGATGATTATGAAAACCAAGTGATTCCTTTAAATCTAAAAGGTAAAGCCAACGAAAAAATTACTTTTTCTGCATTAAATAGTAATTTACCTGATGGAATGAAAATCTTTTTAGAAGACAAAGAAACCGGTAATACTTACGAGTTAAGTGAAACTAAAAACTACACATTAACTTTAGCTAGTGATACAAGTGGTTTTGGTCGTTTTTACGCACACTTTTCTACAAAAGTATTAAGTGTTGCTACAAGTGATGTAACAAAAATTGAAATTTATAATACAAATAATTTATTACAAATTAACGGAACAACTGGTCATCTAAAAATTGATTTATTTGACATTAACGGTAAACGTATTTTTAATCAAAACCAAACTTCTAACAAATTTAGTCCCGTAGATTTAAATGGTTTTTCTAGAGGAGTATATCTTGTAAAAGTTACTTCTGAAGGAAAATCGGTTTCTAAAAAAATAATTATAAACTAA